The following is a genomic window from Desulfuromonas sp..
AAAAATGAAATGCTGTTATTGCATTAATGAGCGAAATACCTTATATTGCATTTTGTTGTCGTTCAAGGTTCCTGCCTTGACATTGAATTGTCTGCGGGTAGGTTTAAAACATTTATTCACTGCACTCTTTAAATCATACAGTAGTAAAACAATGAAACCAATGAAGGAGGACAGCACGTGAAAGGACATGTCTGGCGACCACTGTTTGTGGTAATTGCGCTCGTTGTCTTTATCCTGCTTTTCAGGGTCTTCTATGTGCCGGAAGATTTCGGCGCGCAGGATCGTGGCTACACATTCGGCTATCACCGGCTGAGTAATGAGCAGGAATGGAAAGATTATCCGGCCAAATACAAGGATTCGGCTTACTGCAACGAATGCCATGATGACAAGGTAGAAGAAGTCGGGGCGGCCTCGCACGAAATGATCCCGTGCGAAAACTGCCACGGCGCCGCATTCGATCATCCGGATAACCCGGAGCAGTTAGCGATTGATCGCAGTCGCGATCTCTGTATCCGCTGCCATTCGGCGCTCTACATGCCGACGAGTGACCGTAATGATATCCCGGGCATCAACCCGGCGGAACACAACGTCGGCGAGCAGTGTGTCGATTGTCACAACCCGCATAATCCGAGCCTGGAGGAGATGTAGCCATGAAAAGACGTGATTTTCTGAAAAATACCGCCGTCTTTGTCTCCGGTGCCAGCGTCTGTACTTCGGCTCTGGAGTTCATTGACCCGAAAGAAGTTCTGGCTTCAAAACCCGATCTGCGCTGGGGCTTCCTTGTCAATACCCATAACTGTGTTGGTTGCGGTTTCTGTGTTAAAGCCTGCAAGACCGAAAATGATATCCCGATGGAGGCAAATGTCACCCGGACCTGGGTCGAACGCTATGTTATCAAGAAGGACGGGACAACGGTCAGTGACTCGCCGAAGGGGGCACAGAACGGATTCACCAGCAAGAAGATTGACCAGAATCATTCCGGTATGCTCGAGGTCCCGGACGAGGAGATTGCCCAGGCCTTCTTCGTACCGAAGCTCTGTAATCACTGCGAGATCCCGGCCTGCGTTCAGGTCTGCCCGGTCGGTGCAACCTATCAGGCGAAAGACGGCGCCGTTCTCGTCGATCGATCATGGTGCATCGGTTGTGGCTACTGCATCATGGGGTGCCCCTATGGCGTCCGGTTCTTCCATCCTGATGAGCATGTCGCCGACAAGTGTACCTTCTGTTATCACCGCATCAGCAAGGGCGGCAACACCGCCTGTGCCCAGGCCTGCCCATTCGGCGCCCGCCAGATCGGCAACCTGCGTGATCCCAATGACCCGGTCGCCAAGGCAGTGCTCAATCAACGGGTCGGTATTCTGCGGGATGAATACGGAACCAAGCCGCAGGTCTTTTACCTTGGATTGTATAAGGAGGTGCACTAGTCATGGTTGAACAAGTTGCCCAGATGGTTGTCCACGGCGAAGCCTGGACGATGAAGGACCTCTTTGTCCTGCCGAATGAGTATGTCTACTGGTCGATTCAGATCGTCCTTTATCCCTATATGACCGGCCTGGTCGCCGGCGCATTCGTGCTCTCGTCGCTGTATCACGTGTTTAACGTGGAAAAGCTGAAGGAAATCGCGCGATTCGCCCTGGTGTTCTCGTTTGCCCTGTTGCCGACGGCGATGCTGCCGTTGTTGTTGCATCTGCAACAGCCCTTGCGTGGCATTAATGTCATGATGACACCGCACTTTACCTCGGCGATATCGGCCTTCGGTATTGTCTTTATGACTTACGCCTGTATCGTCGGTGCCGAGATCTGGTTTGTTTACCGCAGGTTTATCGTTGAATCGATACACCGGCTCAAGGCGAAGCCGAATCGCTCCGCCCTTGAGGGATTGCTTCTGTTGATTTACAGGATTATCTCACTCGGTTCGATGGACCTCAGCAAGGAAGCGCTGCATGACGACCATAAAGCGGTC
Proteins encoded in this region:
- a CDS encoding cytochrome C → MKGHVWRPLFVVIALVVFILLFRVFYVPEDFGAQDRGYTFGYHRLSNEQEWKDYPAKYKDSAYCNECHDDKVEEVGAASHEMIPCENCHGAAFDHPDNPEQLAIDRSRDLCIRCHSALYMPTSDRNDIPGINPAEHNVGEQCVDCHNPHNPSLEEM
- a CDS encoding 4Fe-4S ferredoxin; the encoded protein is MKRRDFLKNTAVFVSGASVCTSALEFIDPKEVLASKPDLRWGFLVNTHNCVGCGFCVKACKTENDIPMEANVTRTWVERYVIKKDGTTVSDSPKGAQNGFTSKKIDQNHSGMLEVPDEEIAQAFFVPKLCNHCEIPACVQVCPVGATYQAKDGAVLVDRSWCIGCGYCIMGCPYGVRFFHPDEHVADKCTFCYHRISKGGNTACAQACPFGARQIGNLRDPNDPVAKAVLNQRVGILRDEYGTKPQVFYLGLYKEVH